A genomic region of Arachis stenosperma cultivar V10309 chromosome 9, arast.V10309.gnm1.PFL2, whole genome shotgun sequence contains the following coding sequences:
- the LOC130948452 gene encoding subtilisin-like protease SBT5.4 — translation MGSHSFGQNSTLVDAEYVTNSHHNLLGLYVGSVEKAKEAIFYSYNKYINGFAAVLDEEEAAKIAKHPGVLSVFPNKPRQLHTTYSWSFLGLETNGAIGKQSIWKESLGQDVIIANLDTGVWPESKSFSDEGMGPIPKRWRGICQVDEKNLFKFHCNRKLIGARYFNKGYIAALGQIPFNTTRDYEGHGTHTLSTAGGNFVHGANVFGNGNGTASGGSPKARVASYKVCWPPTEGSGGCYDADILAAFEAAISDGVDVISLSVGSDFPSEFNESAISIGSFHAAAQHAIPVIASAGNNGPSPSTVSNFEPWIFTVAASTLDRAFTNHIILGNKRIRKGASLSESALPYTKFSPLISAADAKLASASELYASQCQEGTLDPKKAKGKIVFCVRGGNSRLAKGIEAARVGATGMILANQNKTVNDVEADPHLLPSSHVHFNDGQYVFSYINRTKYPVASISRVGTQLGVKPAPFVATFSSRGPSPIEPSILKPDVTAPGVDIIAAYSEGVPPSEEEFDKRRTPFVTMSGTSMSCPHVAGVVGLLKSLHPHWSPAAVKSAIMTTARITDNTARPMLDSATKKATPFAYGAGHIVPNRAAYPGLIYDLSFIDYVNFLCGHGYTSLQIRQFIGKKYICPKEFDPADFNYPSITVSNFANASSSRHVTRTVTNVGSPSTYKVRVKAPPQVDISVDPKILRFKRKGEKKTFTVTFTLRPLREKIPEYTFGSLEWTDSKNHVRSPIVIKHPLK, via the exons ATGGGATCTCATTCATTTGGTCAAAATTCTACATTAGTTGATGCTGAATATGTCACAAACTCTCACCATAATTTACTTGGATTATATGTTGGAAG CGTTGAGAAGGCCAAAGAAGCAATCTTTTACTCTTATAATAAATACATCAATGGTTTTGCTGCAGTACTTGATGAGGAAGAAGCAGCCAAGATTGCAA AACATCCAGGAGTATTATCAGTTTTTCCGAATAAACCAAGACAACTGCACACAACATATTCATGGAGTTTTCTTGGATTAGAGACAAATGGTGCAATTGGAAAACAATCTATATGGAAGGAGTCCTTGGGTCAAGATGTAATTATTGCAAATTTGGACACTG GTGTTTGGCCTGAATCAAAGAGTTTTAGTGATGAAGGGATGGGGCCAATTCCAAAAAGATGGCGTGGAATTTGTCAAGTTGATGAgaagaatttatttaaatttcacTGTAACAG GAAACTCATTGGAGCAAGATATTTTAACAAAGGCTACATCGCAGCTCTTGGCCAAATCCCCTTCAATACTACACGTGACTATGAAGGTCATGGAACACACACGCTATCTACTGCAG GAGGTAACTTTGTTCATGGGGCGAACGTATTCGGAAATGGAAATGGAACAGCAAGTGGTGGATCTCCGAAAGCACGTGTTGCATCATATAAGGTTTGTTGGCCACCAACGGAAGGTAGTGGAGGTTGTTATGATGCGGACATTTTGGCTGCTTTTGAAGCTGCCATAAGTGATGGCGTTGATGTAATTTCACTCTCTGTGGGCTCTGATTTTCCCTCTGAGTTCAATGAAAGTGCCATTTCCATAGGCTCTTTTCATGCAGCTGCGCAGCATGCTATACCTGTTATCGCTTCTGCTGGAAACAATGGACCTTCTCCTTCTACTGTCAGCAACTTTGAGCCCTGGATCTTCACTGTTGCTGCAAGCACTCTTGATAGAGCCTTTACTAATCATATCATTCTTGGTAATAAGAGAATCCGCAAg GGAGCAAGCCTTTCCGAGTCTGCTTTACCATATACTAAGTTTTCTCCATTGATCAGTGCCGCCGATGCTAAACTTGCTAGTGCATCCGAACTATATGC GAGTCAATGCcaagagggaactcttgatcCTAAGAAGGCGAAGGGAAAAATAGTGTTTTGTGTTCGCGGTGGGAATAGCAGACTTGCGAAAGGGATTGAAGCTGCTCGTGTAGGAGCTACTGGAATGATTTTGGCTAATCAGAATAAGACAGTAAACGACGTTGAAGCTGATCCTCATCTGCTTCCTTCCTCACATGTTCATTTTAATGACGGCCAATATGTCTTTTCTTACATTAACCGAACCAA GTACCCTGTGGCTTCCATTTCTAGAGTGGGAACACAATTGGGCGTAAAACCAGCTCCATTTGTGGCTACATTTTCATCAAGAGGGCCAAGTCCCATAGAGCCTTCAATCCTTAAG CCGGACGTTACTGCTCCGGGAGTGGATATCATTGCCGCCTACAGTGAAGGTGTACCTCCATCAGAAGAAGAATTTGATAAACGTAGAACTCCTTTTGTTACCATGTCAGGCACTTCAATGTCATGTCCTCACGTTGCCGGTGTTGTTGGGCTTCTCAAATCACTTCATCCTCATTGGAGTCCAGCGGCTGTTAAGTCGGCAATCATGACCACCG CAAGAATAACCGATAACACCGCAAGGCCAATGCTAGACTCAGCAACCAAAAAGGCAACACCTTTTGCTTACGGTGCAGGCCACATTGTTCCCAATCGTGCAGCTTATCCAGGACTAATATACGACCTAAGTTTCATTGATTATGTAAACTTCTTGTGTGGTCACGGTTACACCAGTTTGCAAATAAGACAATTTATTGGCAAAAAATACATTTGTCCAAAGGAGTTTGACCCAGCAGATTTCAACTACCCATCTATCACAGTTTCTAACTTTGCAAATGCAAGTTCTTCTCGGCATGTGACTCGCACGGTTACCAATGTTGGGTCCCCAAGCACATACAAAGTGAGAGTCAAAGCACCTCCTCAAGTTGATATTTCAGTTGATCCCAAGATTCTAAGGTTCAAGAGGAAAGGTGAAAAGAAAACGTTCACAGTTACATTCACTTTAAGGCCTCTAAGAGAGAAAATTCCTGAGTATACCTTTGGGAGTTTGGAATGGACCGATAGCAAGAACCACGTTAGGAGTCCCATTGTAATTAAGCATCCACTTAAGTGA